A DNA window from Natronosalvus rutilus contains the following coding sequences:
- a CDS encoding HalOD1 output domain-containing protein, whose translation MTQSLTNESNEIHEQIIDEVAALEDRDPLELPPLYDAVEPDALESIFSTTVGGTTRVGRVEFPYADHTIIVEFEEEPVVRIE comes from the coding sequence ATGACTCAGTCTCTTACGAACGAGAGCAATGAGATACACGAACAGATCATAGACGAAGTAGCAGCTCTTGAGGATAGGGACCCGTTAGAGCTTCCTCCACTCTATGACGCCGTCGAACCTGACGCACTGGAGTCGATCTTTTCTACAACCGTTGGTGGGACTACCCGAGTTGGCCGAGTAGAATTCCCATACGCAGATCACACGATTATTGTAGAGTTTGAGGAAGAGCCGGTTGTTAGAATCGAGTGA
- a CDS encoding winged helix-turn-helix transcriptional regulator, with the protein MVEPPNAKEFLETILSNEQARPPGSEQAAIDNQTMSALLNLLGKKHTIVILHQFATGAGPLRFSELEEVVDIAPNTLSNRLEELTEVGLLTRKAYNEIPPRVEYNATEKAQDLAPVFWYLGVWTERHDLEPVSAADRRR; encoded by the coding sequence ATGGTTGAACCACCGAATGCTAAAGAGTTTCTTGAGACGATCCTCTCCAACGAGCAGGCACGACCCCCCGGGTCCGAACAGGCAGCGATAGACAATCAGACGATGTCTGCACTCCTGAACCTGTTGGGGAAGAAACACACCATCGTGATCCTTCACCAGTTTGCAACCGGGGCAGGGCCACTGCGATTCAGTGAGTTGGAGGAAGTAGTCGATATCGCGCCAAACACCCTCTCGAATCGGCTCGAGGAACTGACAGAGGTCGGATTACTGACGCGGAAAGCGTACAATGAGATACCTCCCCGCGTCGAATACAATGCCACGGAGAAGGCACAGGATCTCGCCCCGGTCTTCTGGTATCTCGGTGTGTGGACCGAACGGCACGACCTCGAACCGGTTTCCGCCGCTGACAGGAGGAGGTAA
- a CDS encoding maltose acetyltransferase domain-containing protein: MLIKSGAGLRRETSAYPFRFPTPGVDESVHNDPRDTSRPQLRRGEATTRRYNRTTVHDQTERRELLEALLGSCGEDCEIVPSEDRQNRST, encoded by the coding sequence ATGTTGATTAAGTCAGGTGCAGGGCTTCGGCGGGAGACATCAGCGTACCCGTTTCGTTTTCCTACGCCAGGAGTCGACGAGAGCGTGCATAATGACCCACGAGACACATCAAGACCCCAACTGCGTCGCGGCGAAGCAACCACGAGACGCTATAATCGAACAACAGTACACGACCAAACCGAACGACGAGAACTGTTAGAAGCACTGCTTGGCTCTTGCGGCGAGGACTGCGAAATAGTGCCCTCTGAAGACAGGCAGAATCGATCGACATAA
- a CDS encoding PadR family transcriptional regulator, translated as MDDLTGFQRDLLYVIAGADQPSGQDVKEEVEQYYSADINHGRLYPNLDTIVNKELVEKGQLDRRTNYYAITESGEQAIEERRAWESQYVD; from the coding sequence ATGGACGACCTCACAGGGTTCCAACGAGACCTCCTATACGTCATTGCCGGTGCCGATCAACCGTCCGGCCAAGATGTCAAAGAAGAGGTGGAGCAGTACTACAGCGCCGACATCAACCATGGACGGCTGTATCCCAACCTCGATACGATAGTCAACAAAGAGTTAGTCGAAAAGGGGCAGCTAGACCGAAGGACGAATTACTACGCAATCACGGAATCCGGAGAGCAAGCAATTGAGGAGAGACGAGCGTGGGAATCGCAGTACGTCGATTAG